The genome window TGTCGTCTTCGGGAAAGTCGATGAACGCTTCAACGAGGGCAAGAGCCTGGCGCAACTCGGTCATAACCATGTCGAGCCGTTGGGAAAGCCACCCCTGGCGCTGACGCTGGGCAAGGGCAAGGGCGGCATCAGTCTTGGCCCTGATCACGTCGATGACGGCCTCTGCCTGGACCAGGTCAATGCGGCCGTTGAGAAAGGCCCGGCGGGTGAATTCGCCGGGCTCTGCGAGACGCGCCCCGGCAGCAAGCACCAGCTCCAGGACGCGCCGGGTGACGAGATATCCACCATGACACTGGATCTCCAGCACATCCTCGCGGGTGTAGGACCGCGGACGCACCATGAGGACCGCCATGGCTTCGTCCACGACCTGGCCGGTGTCGAAATCAACAATGGTCCCATAATAAAAACGGTGACTCTCGAAGTCACCGTTGGAACCGCGCCTGAAGACACGGCGGGCGATCGAGGGGGCGTCCGGTCCGCTGACCCGGACGATGCCGACCCCTCCCTCCCCTGCTGCCGTGCTGATGGCGGCTATGGTATCTTCCACGTACATGGGCCGCTACTTGGCCTCCGCCGCAGTGATGCTGCGGTTGATGTAGTACTGCTGGACGATGGTGAGCACGTTGTTGACGAGCCAGTAGAGCACGAGGCCCGACGGGAAGTTGAGGAACATGAACGTGAAGACCACCGGCAGCGCCATCATCATCTTCTGCTGCACGGGATCCATCTGGGACGGCGTCATCTTCTGCTGGATGACCATGGTCACCCCCATGATGATGGGTGTCACATAGTAGGGGTCCTTGGCGGAGAGGTCGGTGATCCAGAGCATGAAGGGCGCATGACGCAACTCGATGGAGAACATGAGCGCCTTGTAGAGGGCGAAGAAGACGGGAATCTGCACGATCATGGGGAGACAGCCGCCCACGGGGTTCACCTTGTGGGTCTGGTATAGTTCCATCATGGCGCGGTTCATGGCCTCGCGGTCATTCTTGTACTTTTCGCGCAACTGCTGCATCTTCGGCTGGAGCTTCTGCATCTCCTTCATGGACTTGTAGCTGGAATGGGTCAGCGGGTAGAAGATGACCTTTATGATGACCGTGATGATGATGATGGCTATCCCGTAGTTCCCGGTGTACGTGTAAAAGAACTTGAGGCTCTGGAGCAGGGGCTTGGCCAGCATGGCGAACCATCCCAGGTCGATCGCCCGCTCCAGGCTGTTGCCCTGCGCCTTGAGAACATCGATATCCTTGGGCCCGAAGAAAAGACGATAGGCAAGTGCCCGGCCCTCACCGGGGTTGAGTGACAACTCGGGTGAGGAGATGGTGTTCTCCAGGTAACCCGAGGCTGTCTTGCGGATGGTCGTTGATGCTATGCTCCCCTCGTGGGCCAGTACGGCAGAGAGGAAGTACTTGTCCGCGAATCCGGACCAGAGCGGAGTCGCATGGGTCTTGGCGCCCGATTCCAGGTCCTTAACCTTGTCCTCGAACAGTTTGTCCTGGGCAAAGGTCGCCGGGCCGAAGGTTTCGAACCTGCTCTCCTTGACCTTCGGCACAAGGGGATAGGTCTGGATGGTCTGAACAGACGAGGACAGACGGGCGCTGCCGCTGTTGGCAACCCGGTATTCCATTTCCAACCCGTAGCCGTCGCCGGAAAAACTGTATGTCTTTGTCACCGTGATACCGGCCGGCGAAACCCAGGTGAAGGAGAGCTGTTTCTTCTCGCCGGGGCCCACGGTGAGTGCATCAGCACTCGGGACGAAGACCGCGTTCTGGTCGAGACCGAAACCGGGCGCGCGGATGCCGGCGGTAAAGTTCGACGGATTGTCCTCGGAAACCAGCGTGACGTTCTTGCCGCCCGGACCGGCTGTTTCATGATACCGCTTCAGGTCCAGGCGCGTGATGCTCCCGCCCTGGGTGGAAAAGGTCACCGAATAGGCGGGCGTGTCCACCGACACGTCCCTGGCGGCAACAGCCGGTTGGGACTGGACGGGAACGGCTGCGGGAA of Geobacter anodireducens contains these proteins:
- a CDS encoding protein translocase component YidC; translated protein: MEKRALIAVVLSILFFYGYTALFSPPPKETPKPAATATQSQPAQQVAAAPVPAAVPVQSQPAVAARDVSVDTPAYSVTFSTQGGSITRLDLKRYHETAGPGGKNVTLVSEDNPSNFTAGIRAPGFGLDQNAVFVPSADALTVGPGEKKQLSFTWVSPAGITVTKTYSFSGDGYGLEMEYRVANSGSARLSSSVQTIQTYPLVPKVKESRFETFGPATFAQDKLFEDKVKDLESGAKTHATPLWSGFADKYFLSAVLAHEGSIASTTIRKTASGYLENTISSPELSLNPGEGRALAYRLFFGPKDIDVLKAQGNSLERAIDLGWFAMLAKPLLQSLKFFYTYTGNYGIAIIIITVIIKVIFYPLTHSSYKSMKEMQKLQPKMQQLREKYKNDREAMNRAMMELYQTHKVNPVGGCLPMIVQIPVFFALYKALMFSIELRHAPFMLWITDLSAKDPYYVTPIIMGVTMVIQQKMTPSQMDPVQQKMMMALPVVFTFMFLNFPSGLVLYWLVNNVLTIVQQYYINRSITAAEAK